The following are encoded in a window of Poecile atricapillus isolate bPoeAtr1 chromosome 3, bPoeAtr1.hap1, whole genome shotgun sequence genomic DNA:
- the FUCA2 gene encoding plasma alpha-L-fucosidase isoform X1 yields MSGPGGRAALLLLLLLRGLPGLLQARPRYEPTWSSLDARPLPAWFDEAKFGVFIHWGVFSVPSFGSEWFWWYWQKEKREPYVKFMDTNYPPGFSYEDFGPLFTAEFFDPNQWADILKASGAKYVVLTSKHHEGFTLWGSKYSWNWNAVDVGPKRDLVSELATSVRNRTDLHFGLYHSLFEWFNPLFLEDATNAFKTRKFPTSKSLPELYEIVTKYQPEVIWSDGDGNAPDTYWNSTGFLAWLYNDSPVRDTVVTNDRWGAGSMCAHGGFYTCSDRYNPGHLLPHKWENCMTIDRGSWGYRRDAQLHDYLAIEDLVKQLVETVSCGGNLLMNIGPTHDGRITVVFEERLRQVGAWLKVNGEAIYRTKPWRAQNDTVTPGVWYTFSPEEGKVNAIFLNWPVSGILELGEPQAKLGETQVKLAGYKELLKWVALGEKGMVIALPQLTPQQLPCQWGWTLQLTYVN; encoded by the exons atgTCGGGCCCGGGCGGCCGCGccgcgctgctgctgctgctgctgctgcggggGCTGCCCGGGCTGCTGCAGGCCCGGCCCCGCTACGAGCCCACCTGGAGCTCGCTGGACGCCCGGCCGCTGCCCGCCTGGTTTGATGAGGCGAAGTTCGGCGTGTTCATCCACTGGGGCGTGTTCTCGGTGCCCAGCTTCGGCAGCGAGTGGTTCTG GTGGTActggcagaaagaaaagagagagccCTATGTGAAATTTATGGACACAAATTACCCACCTGGCTTCAGCTATGAAGATTTTGGTCCTTTGTTTACAGCAGAATTCTTTGATCCCAACCAATGGGCAGATATTCTGAAGGCGTCAGGTGCAAAATACGTTGTCTTAACTTCAAAACATCATGAAG gCTTTACTTTGTGGGGGTCCAAATATTCTTGGAACTGGAATGCTGTTGATGTGGGACCAAAGCGAGATCTTGTTTCTGAACTAGCAACATCTGTTAGAAACAGGACTGACTTGCATTTTGGGTTATACCACTCCCTGTTTGAATGGTTCAATCCTCTCTTCCTTGAGGATGCCACCAATGCCTTTAAGACAAGAAAGTTTCCAACCAGCAAATCATTACCAGAACTCTATGAAATTGTGACCAAGTACCAGCCAGAAGTAATTTGGTCTGATGGGGATGGAAATGCTCCAGATACTTACTGGAATAGCACTGGTTTCTTGGCTTGGCTGTATAATGACAG CCCAGTCCGGGACACAGTAGTGACCAATGACCGCTGGGGAGCTGGCAGCATGTGTGCCCACGGCGGCTTCTACACGTGCAGTGACCGCTACAACCCCGggcacctcctgccccacaAGTGGGAGAACTGCATGACCATCGACCGCGGCTCCTGGGGGTACCGCAGGGACGCGCAGCTCCACGACTACCTCGCCATCGAGGACTTGGTGAAG CAACTTGTGGAAACGGTGTCTTGTGGAGGAAATCTCCTGATGAATATCGGGCCCACTCACGATGGTCGCATCACTGTTGTGTTTGAAGAGCGCCTGAGGCAGGTAGGTGCTTGGCTGAAGGTCAATGGAGAGGCCATCTACAGAACGAAACCATGGAGAGCACAGAACGACACAGTCACACCTGGAGTCTG GTACACTTTTAGCCCTGAAGAAGGGAAAGTCAACGCTATCTTCCTTAACTGGCCAgtttctgggattctggaaCTTGGTGAGCCACAGGCTAAGCTTGGAGAAACACAG GTGAAGCTGGCTGGGTACAAGGAACTGCTGAAATGGGTTGCCTTGGGAGAAAAGGGAATGGTTATTGCTCTACCTCAATTGACACCTCAGCAATTGCCTTGTCAGTGGGGCTGGACCTTACAACTGACTTATGTAAACTGA
- the FUCA2 gene encoding plasma alpha-L-fucosidase isoform X2: protein MVWCPPVLRWFGLEPLCRLTTELRWYWQKEKREPYVKFMDTNYPPGFSYEDFGPLFTAEFFDPNQWADILKASGAKYVVLTSKHHEGFTLWGSKYSWNWNAVDVGPKRDLVSELATSVRNRTDLHFGLYHSLFEWFNPLFLEDATNAFKTRKFPTSKSLPELYEIVTKYQPEVIWSDGDGNAPDTYWNSTGFLAWLYNDSPVRDTVVTNDRWGAGSMCAHGGFYTCSDRYNPGHLLPHKWENCMTIDRGSWGYRRDAQLHDYLAIEDLVKQLVETVSCGGNLLMNIGPTHDGRITVVFEERLRQVGAWLKVNGEAIYRTKPWRAQNDTVTPGVWYTFSPEEGKVNAIFLNWPVSGILELGEPQAKLGETQVKLAGYKELLKWVALGEKGMVIALPQLTPQQLPCQWGWTLQLTYVN, encoded by the exons ATGGTGTGGTGTCCCCCCGTACTGcggtggtttgggttggagcCCCTCTGCAGGCTGACCACGGAGCTCAG GTGGTActggcagaaagaaaagagagagccCTATGTGAAATTTATGGACACAAATTACCCACCTGGCTTCAGCTATGAAGATTTTGGTCCTTTGTTTACAGCAGAATTCTTTGATCCCAACCAATGGGCAGATATTCTGAAGGCGTCAGGTGCAAAATACGTTGTCTTAACTTCAAAACATCATGAAG gCTTTACTTTGTGGGGGTCCAAATATTCTTGGAACTGGAATGCTGTTGATGTGGGACCAAAGCGAGATCTTGTTTCTGAACTAGCAACATCTGTTAGAAACAGGACTGACTTGCATTTTGGGTTATACCACTCCCTGTTTGAATGGTTCAATCCTCTCTTCCTTGAGGATGCCACCAATGCCTTTAAGACAAGAAAGTTTCCAACCAGCAAATCATTACCAGAACTCTATGAAATTGTGACCAAGTACCAGCCAGAAGTAATTTGGTCTGATGGGGATGGAAATGCTCCAGATACTTACTGGAATAGCACTGGTTTCTTGGCTTGGCTGTATAATGACAG CCCAGTCCGGGACACAGTAGTGACCAATGACCGCTGGGGAGCTGGCAGCATGTGTGCCCACGGCGGCTTCTACACGTGCAGTGACCGCTACAACCCCGggcacctcctgccccacaAGTGGGAGAACTGCATGACCATCGACCGCGGCTCCTGGGGGTACCGCAGGGACGCGCAGCTCCACGACTACCTCGCCATCGAGGACTTGGTGAAG CAACTTGTGGAAACGGTGTCTTGTGGAGGAAATCTCCTGATGAATATCGGGCCCACTCACGATGGTCGCATCACTGTTGTGTTTGAAGAGCGCCTGAGGCAGGTAGGTGCTTGGCTGAAGGTCAATGGAGAGGCCATCTACAGAACGAAACCATGGAGAGCACAGAACGACACAGTCACACCTGGAGTCTG GTACACTTTTAGCCCTGAAGAAGGGAAAGTCAACGCTATCTTCCTTAACTGGCCAgtttctgggattctggaaCTTGGTGAGCCACAGGCTAAGCTTGGAGAAACACAG GTGAAGCTGGCTGGGTACAAGGAACTGCTGAAATGGGTTGCCTTGGGAGAAAAGGGAATGGTTATTGCTCTACCTCAATTGACACCTCAGCAATTGCCTTGTCAGTGGGGCTGGACCTTACAACTGACTTATGTAAACTGA